From the genome of Populus alba chromosome 10, ASM523922v2, whole genome shotgun sequence, one region includes:
- the LOC118048866 gene encoding KIN14B-interacting protein At4g14310 codes for MSASSARRLKGRNGVADSTAAPKPTKALTPISISDKNPNSTIKRSLSGKENPARSNSRAQKPAIRPVPRVDKAAVGYGSEGRMRRSTSLAPRGRSPSPSEFFRVFRDSRVSTGGNDNRVVSRAEKSGIRGMKENGGFSGELKKRNGLCKGNDLKILESKKQLRGLKVLNDNCNKEVNLRKSREFDSNLDSKVANGGKFVKVYVDKSGSEVKFDSFKDSSEKSYSKGMVSENLKEKGLSDEGKGSNVGVKYPSKLHEKLAFLEGKVKRIASDIKKTKEMLDMNNPDASKVILLNIQDKISGIEKAIGNDAGSSSSKSSGNDTGTIVVVEKNEVEKVENVKSQAKGLNTEELEERLIPHHKLLRNRTSLKAPMASCQSHNVSNADEYSCELKVEEKLSSPIEENPIALEFLDSLSKEDGKVIVRDAKVDLESFEVQEMGDGSASGNQDSSNMFNPKCEEDLLLTTDETLDEFDDQENRNTFIIGEETEDTCVYQVNEIGTKSSTGGWFVSEGESVLTHDDGSCSFYDIANCEEKAVYKPPAGVSPNIWRDCWIIRAPGADGCSGRYVVAASAGNTLDSGFCSWDFYAKDVRAFHIEDGGTTASRTVLGPLPNNTTSRRNALSSILLPETQQWWYKPCGPLMVSTASSQKVVKIHDIRDGEQIMKWEVQKPVLAMDYSSPLQWRNKGKVVVAEAETISVWDVNSLNPQPLLSVSLAGRKISALHVINTDAELGGGVRQRATSAEAEGNDGVFCTPDSINVLDFRNPSGIGLKIPKIGVSVQSVFTRGDSIYIGCANTRLAGKKHPCSQVQHFSLRKQRLVNTYSLPESNAYSHHSAITQVWGNSNLVMGVCGLGLFAFDALKDDALQSFTGDISSTQKVKDVIGPDDLYSPSFDYLASCALLISRDRPALWKHLL; via the exons ATGTCGGCCTCCTCGGCTCGTCGGTTAAAAGGCCGAAATGGCGTCGCCGACTCCACAGCAGCTCCAAAACCAACCAAAGCCCTAACTCCAATCTCAATCTCAgataaaaaccctaattccACTATTAAAAGGTCGCTCTCAGGCAAAGAGAACCCCGCCAGATCCAACTCTCGGGCCCAGAAGCCCGCAATTCGGCCAGTGCCACGTGTTGACAAGGCTGCTGTAGGATATGGCAGCGAAGGGCGCATGCGGCGGTCGACGTCATTGGCCCCAAGAGGTAGGAGTCCAAGcccttctgaattttttagggtttttagggatTCTAGGGTTTCCACAGGGGGGAATGATAATCGAGTGGTGTCGAGAGCAGAGAAGAGTGGGATTAGGGGTATGAAAGAAAATGGTGGGTTTAGTGGGGAATTGAAGAAAAGGAATGGACTTTGCAAaggaaatgatttgaaaatattagaaaGTAAAAAACAGTTACGCGGGCTTAAGGTTTTGAATGATAATTGTAATAAAGAAGTTAACTTGCGAAAATCGAGAGAGTTTGACTCAAATTTAGATTCAAAAGTTGCAAATGGTGGTAAATTTGTTAAGGTATATGTTGATAAATCTGGGTCTGAGGTTAAATTTGACAGCTTTAAAGACTCTAGTGAGAAATCTTATAGTAAAGGTATGGTTTCGGAGAACTTGAAAGAGAAGGGTTTGAGTGATGAAGGGAAAGGAAGCAATGTTGGTGTTAAATATCCAAGCAAGCTTCATGAGAAATTGGCTTTTTTAGAAGGGAAAGTGAAGAGGATTGCATCGGATATAAAAAAGACCAAGGAAATGTTGGATATGAATAACCCTGATGCATCCAAGGTGATACTATTGAATATTCAAGATAAAATTTCAGGTATTGAGAAGGCAATTGGAAACGATGCGGGTAGCAGTTCATCAAAAAGTAGTGGGAATGATACTGGAACAATTGTGGTTGTAGAGAAGAATGAAGTTGAGAAAGTTGAGAATGTGAAGAGCCAAGCTAAAGGGTTGAATACTGAGGAACTTGAAGAAAGACTCATTCCTCATCATAAGTTGCTTAGAAACCGAACATCGCTGAAGGCACCGATGGCAAGTTGTCAAAGTCATAATGTATCTAATGCTGATGAGTATAGCTGTGAGTTAAAGGTGGAAGAGAAGTTGTCGAGCCCTATTGAAGAGAATCCAATAGCACTCGAGTTTTTGGATTCCCTTAGTAAAGAGGATGGTAAAGTAATCGTGAGGGATGCCAAGGTAGATCTTGAGTCTTTTGAGGTTCAAGAAATGGGTGATGGTTCAGCTTCAGGAAACCAAGACTCTTCAAACATGTTCAATCCCAAGTGCGAGGAGGACCTTCTTCTTACAACTGACGAAACACTTGATGAGTTTGATGATCAGGAAAATAGAAATACATTCATAATTGGCGAGGAAACCGAAGATACTTGTGTCTATCAGGTGAATGAAATAGGCACCAAAAGTTCAACAGGAGGATGGTTTGTGTCAGAGGGAGAGTCAGTTCTTACTCATGATGATGGGTCCTGCTCTTTTTACGATATTGCTAATTGTGAG GAGAAGGCTGTATACAAGCCCCCAGCAGGAGTCTCGCCTAATATATGGAGAGATTGCTGGATTATTCGTGCACCCGGTGCTGATGGCTGCTCGGGGAGATATGTCGTGGCTGCATCTGCTGGGAATACTCTCGATTCAGGCTTTTGTTCATGGGATTTCTACGCCAAAGATGTGCGAGCTTTTCACATTGAGGATGGAGGAACAACTGCCTCAAGAACAGTACTTGGTCCCCTACCCAATAATACCACATCTAGGAGAAATGCTTTGTCTAGCATATTGTTACCAGAAACTCAACAATGGTGGTATAAACCATGCGGACCTCTTATGGTCTCTACTGCCAGCTCTCAAAAAGTAGTCAAAATACATGATATTCGAGATGGAGAACAAATAATGAAATGGGAGGTGCAGAAACCTGTGCTAGCTATGGATTATTCAAGCCCTTTGCAGTGGAGAAACAAAGGGAAAGTGGTTGTGGCTGAGGCAGAAACAATTTCTGTGTGGGATGTGAACTCTCTTAATCCTCAACCATTGTTGTCTGTTTCTTTGGCTGGTCGAAAAATCTCAGCTCTTCACGTGATCAACACTGATGCTGAACTAGGTGGTGGGGTTAGGCAAAG AGCAACTTCAGCAGAAGCTGAGGGAAATGATGGTGTGTTTTGCACCCCTGATTCTATCAATGTTTTAGACTTTCGCAATCCATCTGGTATAGGTCTCAAGATACCAAAAATAGGTGTCAGTGTGCAATCAGTTTTCACTCGTGGAGATTCAATCTACATTGGCTGCGCCAATACGAGGCTTGCAGGGAAAAAACATCCTTGTTCACAGGTGCAACATTTCTCACTGCGCAAGCAAAGGCTTGTCAACACTTACTCCCTGCCAGAATCCAATGCTTACTCGCACCACTCAGCCATAACTCAGGTTTGGGGAAACTCA